A region of Sugiyamaella lignohabitans strain CBS 10342 chromosome A, complete sequence DNA encodes the following proteins:
- the NIP100 gene encoding Nip100p (Large subunit of the dynactin complex; dynactin is involved in partitioning the mitotic spindle between mother and daughter cells; putative ortholog of mammalian p150(glued); GO_component: GO:0000235 - astral microtubule [Evidence IDA] [PMID 19403691]; GO_component: GO:0005938 - cell cortex [Evidence IDA] [PMID 19403691]; GO_component: GO:0005737 - cytoplasm [Evidence IEA,IEA]; GO_component: GO:0005856 - cytoskeleton [Evidence IEA,IEA]; GO_component: GO:0005869 - dynactin complex [Evidence IDA] [PMID 9658168]; GO_component: GO:0030286 - dynein complex [Evidence IEA]; GO_component: GO:0005874 - microtubule [Evidence IEA]; GO_component: GO:0000922 - spindle pole [Evidence IEA]; GO_component: GO:0005816 - spindle pole body [Evidence IDA] [PMID 19403691]; GO_component: GO:0005816 - spindle pole body [Evidence IDA] [PMID 9658168]; GO_function: GO:0008017 - microtubule binding [Evidence ISS] [PMID 9658168]; GO_function: GO:0003774 - motor activity [Evidence IEA]; GO_process: GO:0000132 - establishment of mitotic spindle orientation [Evidence IMP] [PMID 9658168]; GO_process: GO:0008152 - metabolic process [Evidence IEA]), with protein sequence MEIGTRVSVRGDVGTLRFLGETQFAPGSWAGIELDLPNGKNNGSVGGVQYFACENGDRENKLFGLFVRPATVEIVRSQASKTDQNKDYGALVSKNFTRSSLVQARSNSQLGPRSISSSPSRSISQKGLISSPSSSPKRSSRSPSRNVNGSYGAPVILGSPPTLLPTDSSEMESASRIRSGVHLFGSPMAESRRDSVVTSPSRSPNFEDGIPSNLSRQLETLKSKLKIMERKRQEDREKLQFMQSQNKSVGRLENIIKRLQLKLTPMHEEIQSLRSRLSEAEEATSKINSEQIDEALELATVDKEMAEERSESIAMELFALKNKLEQVQTECEILREENALYSQVDVGSDDLHSLEDGSSLKSTIVALEVRNERLEEALVRLRNLSLTQETADKEKISDLESEVKELYKLQTSYERTNEKLVQAESVILDLKQQLDSALGAEDMIESLTEQNLELSEKCEELKSTIDELEILKELNDELEANHSHREKQLLSEIESLQALHRENREKLNDLDVRNGNLELAILKYRELVTNLNQEVSALRSGNEIGSSQNLEDRNRKIHDLSLKLASSSVESKARTLELESYKFDAQQALEQMEIMRCYLPAELSSDETAIQSLFLIEKTVFQSSLLYSYFREKVLNDRAEAKEDIDDDSLVVTSLKICFYLVQIQWMAMRLSTTIRYSGEKFTLFSAVYSQVSSVEASFKSNIQRLKNGDLSDALYMKTLRGIALKLSSLSDSYDDKYLPDPTFLTLDKIRLLLELLDISVEGDMRLQLSKILDSKKIVSRLFSNWKSIRREKHRTFGLDSSSVELLNSLQENLKKLLNFIISVYALDDGEEDLVLADFDSKHDFGGQAKKCVNAFDSPTTNEDFKGFITSTLRKIKELSDIFNKAVARELPDNPWRVKERQISELHSSQQAMDKELEVLKFECQGLATLLKTKDRTIEELEVKLGLINSKLSKSKQQDKLVAELRKSLSDSISQSRSLSAALSELKKTVKEQERALKRYQKADITGFKENELLSIINLSALSLEREVVGLRSTIAYLSKSKDVLMVNMGQDEDYLEPLSAHPSCHKSELYSKCRPLFKDLRRAAGDFQVLSFKIGEHLWKSRKNSSEVIFLSQHQILQDIDWCIGDVLM encoded by the coding sequence ATGGAGATAGGTACTAGAGTATCAGTTCGTGGAGATGTCGGAACACTGCGGTTTTTAGGAGAAACCCAATTTGCCCCGGGATCATGGGCAGGCATTGAATTGGATCTTCCAAACGGTAAGAACAATGGTTCGGTCGGTGGAGTCCAATACTTCGCTTGTGAGAATGGGGACCGGGAAAACAAACTATTCGGTCTTTTTGTGAGACCCGCTACAGTCGAGATAGTGAGGTCTCAGGCGAGTAAAACTGATCAAAATAAGGACTACGGAGCCCTTGTCTCGAAGAATTTCACAAGATCTAGTTTGGTTCAGGCGAGAAGCAACAGCCAACTCGGGCCTCGAAGCATATCGAGCTCACCTTCACGTTCTATATCGCAAAAGGGCCTTATAAGCTCACCATCTAGTTCACCCAAAAGATCCTCTAGATCTCCATCCAGAAATGTCAATGGCAGTTACGGGGCCCCAGTCATACTTGGTTCACCTCCAACCCTCCTACCAACTGACTCGTCGGAAATGGAATCTGCCTCCAGAATTCGCTCTGGTGTCCACTTATTTGGAAGTCCTATGGCAGAATCTAGGAGGGATTCAGTTGTAACGTCTCCATCCAGGAGTCCAAATTTTGAAGATGGTATACCTTCAAATCTATCCAGGCAGCTTGAGACCCTGAAGTCCAAGCTCAAAATAATGGAACGGAAGCGACAAGAAGATAGAGAAAAACTTCAATTTATGCAGTCACAGAACAAGTCAGTAGGTAGACtggaaaatattatcaagcGACTTCAACTGAAGTTAACTCCAATGCACGAAGAGATTCAATCTTTACGATCCCGATTGTCAgaggcagaagaagcgacCTCAAAAATTAATAGCGAACAGATTGACGAAGCGCTAGAACTTGCGACTGTTGACAAAGAGATGGCTGAGGAAAGAAGCGAGAGTATTGCTATGGAGTTATTCGCCCTCAAGAACAAGCTAGAACAGGTGCAGACCGAATGTGAGATACTCCGTGAAGAAAACGCTTTGTATTCTCAGGTGGATGTTGGCAGTGATGACTTGCACTCTCTAGAGGATGGATCTAGCTTGAAGAGTACTATTGTAGCGCTTGAAGTGCGGAACGAAAGACTCGAAGAGGCTCTAGTACGCTTGCGAAACTTGAGCCTCACTCAGGAAACAGCAGATAAGGAGAAGATATCAGATTTGGAATCGGAGGTGAAGGAACTTTATAAGCTTCAAACTAGCTATGAGAGGACCAATGAAAAACTAGTGCAAGCAGAAAGCGTAATTCTCGATCTTAAACAACAATTAGATAGTGCGCTGGGAGCAGAGGACATGATTGAAAGTTTAACTGAGCAGAATTTGGAGTTAAGTGAGAAGTGCGAAGAGCTAAAATCTACCATTGATGAATTAGAGATCCTAAAAGAGTTAAACGACGAGCTGGAGGCTAACCACTCACATAGAGAGAAGCAGCTGTTGAGTGAAATAGAATCTCTTCAAGCATTACATCGCGAAAACAGAGAAAAGCTCAATGACTTAGATGTGCGCAATGGTAATCTTGAGCTCGCTATCCTAAAATATCGCGAACTGGTGACGAATTTGAATCAGGAAGTATCCGCTCTTAGATCTGGGAACGAAATAGGGAGTTCCCAAAATCTGGAAGATCGTAATCGCAAAATTCATGActtgagcttgaaattagcttcatcatcagtcGAGTCAAAAGCAAGAACTTTGGAATTAGAATCATATAAGTTTGATGCCCAACAAGCACTGGAACAGATGGAGATAATGAGATGCTACCTACCGGCAGAGTTGTCTAGCGATGAGACTGCTATACAGTCTCTCTTCCTGATAGAAAAAACTGTATTCCAATCTTCATTGCTTTACTCGTACTTCAGGGAAAAGGTTCTTAACGATAGAGCGGAGGCGaaagaagatattgatGACGATTCCTTAGTTGTTACAAGTCTAAAAATATGCTTTTATCTTGTTCAAATACAATGGATGGCAATGCGCTTAAGTACTACCATCAGGTACTCAGGTGAGAAGTTTACCTTATTTTCGGCTGTTTACAGCCAAGTCTCCAGTGTAGAGGCGTCTTTCAAGTCTAATATTCAGCGCTTAAAGAATGGTGATTTGAGTGACGCTTTGTACATGAAGACCTTGCGAGGTATTGCCTTAAAATTATCGTCCTTGAGTGATAGCTATGATGATAAGTATTTGCCGGACCCAACGTTCTTGACACTCGATAAGATCCGCTTGTTACTAGAATTGCTGGACATATCTGTTGAAGGGGACATGAGACTGCAACTCTCCAAAATATTAGACAGCAAGAAAATTGTATCTCGCTTATTTTCGAATTGGAAGTCAATACGGAGAGAAAAGCATAGGACTTTTGGCCTAGATTCAAGTAGTGTGGAACTCCTAAATTCATTACAGGAGAACCTAAAGAAGCTGTTGAATTTCATTATAAGTGTCTATGCTTTAGATGATGGCGAAGAAGATTTAGTTCTTGCTGATTTTGATTCAAAACATGACTTTGGAGGACAAGCGAAGAAATGTGTCAATGCCTTCGATAGCCCCACGACCAATGAGGATTTCAAAGGTTTTATTACCTCAACCCTTCGAAAGATAAAAGAGCTATCCGATATTTTCAATAAAGCAGTTGCGCGAGAGCTCCCCGATAATCCATGGCGAGTAAAGGAAAGGCAAATAAGTGAGCTTCACTCTAGCCAACAGGCTATGGACAAGGAACTTGAGGTGCTCAAATTCGAGTGTCAGGGGTTGGCAACCCTCCTCAAAACGAAGGACCGAACCATCGAAGAATTAGAAGTAAAGCTTGGACTTATAAACTCGAAGCTCTCAAAATCGAAACAACAGGATAAACTAGTGGCAGAATTAAGGAAATCTTTATCTGATTCTATTTCTCAGAGTCGTTCTTTAAGTGCTGCATTGAGCGAATTGAAAAAGACTGTAAAAGAACAGGAGCGGGCTCTTAAACGTTATCAAAAGGCGGATATCACTGGgttcaaagaaaatgagcTTCTGTCTATCATCAATCTATCAGCTCTTAGTTTAGAAAGAGAAGTGGTTGGGCTGAGAAGCACAATTGCATATCTTAGTAAGAGTAAAGATGTCCTGATGGTCAATATGGGTCAAGACGAAGACTATCTAGAACCACTGTCCGCCCACCCCTCTTGTCATAAAAGCGAACTGTATAGCAAGTGCCGACCGTTGTTCAAAGACCTGAGAAGAGCTGCGGGtgattttcaagttctgAGCTTCAAGATTGGAGAACATCTTTGGAAGTCTCGTAAGAACAGTTCTGAGGTGATATTTCTCTCGCAGCATCAAATCCTACAGGATATAGACTGGTGTATTGGTGATGTATTaatgtaa
- the DAP1 gene encoding Dap1p (Heme-binding protein; involved in regulation of cytochrome P450 protein Erg11p; damage response protein, related to mammalian membrane progesterone receptors; mutations lead to defects in telomeres, mitochondria, and sterol synthesis; GO_component: GO:0005768 - endosome [Evidence IDA] [PMID 17954932]; GO_component: GO:0016020 - membrane [Evidence ISS] [PMID 12684380]; GO_function: GO:0020037 - heme binding [Evidence IEA]; GO_function: GO:0020037 - heme binding [Evidence IDA] [PMID 15713626]; GO_process: GO:0032443 - regulation of ergosterol biosynthetic process [Evidence IGI] [PMID 15713626]; GO_process: GO:0032443 - regulation of ergosterol biosynthetic process [Evidence IMP] [PMID 17954932]), whose protein sequence is MSDQITPKVPIQETTEGYHPLVKWGFGILILLFAIRKFFFKKQNLDEDDDGVFLSKLEPLEFIDYTPSTLQKFNGKDDPHVLLAVHGKVYDVSAGRSFYGPGGPYANFAGRDASRGLALNSFDEAVLTPIEEPIDLLDDLTEGQQNTLNDWKSLFESKYPVVGSLVNEPKHR, encoded by the coding sequence ATGTCTGATCAAATCACTCCGAAAGTACCTATACAAGAGACCACAGAGGGTTATCACCCATTGGTTAAATGGGGGTTCGGAATTCTTATTCTGTTGTTTGCAATTCGAAAGTTCTTTTTTAAGAAGCAGAACctggatgaagatgacgatggcGTGTTCCTCTCTAAACTTGAACCCCTTGAATTCATTGACTACACTCCGAGTACTTTACAAAAGTTTAATGGCAAGGATGATCCCCATGTGCTATTAGCTGTACATGGAAAGGTTTACGATGTTTCAGCTGGTCGCTCCTTTTATGGGCCGGGAGGTCCGTATGCTAATTTTGCTGGTCGGGATGCTTCACGAGGATTAGCATTGAATTCTTTTGATGAAGCGGTTCTTACTCCCATCGAAGAGCCCATTGATCTCTTGGATGATTTAACGGAAGGTCAGCAAAATACTCTAAATGATTGGAAGTCGTTGTTCGAGTCAAAGTATCCTGTAGTAGGATCGCTTGTCAACGAGCCCAAGCACAGGTAG
- the ATH1 gene encoding alpha,alpha-trehalase ATH1 (Acid trehalase required for utilization of extracellular trehalose; involved in intracellular trehalose degradation during growth recovery after saline stress; GO_component: GO:0030287 - cell wall-bounded periplasmic space [Evidence IDA] [PMID 15128531]; GO_component: GO:0009277 - fungal-type cell wall [Evidence IDA] [PMID 15128531]; GO_component: GO:0000324 - fungal-type vacuole [Evidence IMP] [PMID 7502577]; GO_component: GO:0005773 - vacuole [Evidence IEA,IEA]; GO_function: GO:0004555 - alpha,alpha-trehalase activity [Evidence IEA]; GO_function: GO:0004555 - alpha,alpha-trehalase activity [Evidence IMP] [PMID 7502577]; GO_function: GO:0030246 - carbohydrate binding [Evidence IEA]; GO_function: GO:0003824 - catalytic activity [Evidence IEA]; GO_function: GO:0016787 - hydrolase activity [Evidence IEA]; GO_function: GO:0016798 - hydrolase activity, acting on glycosyl bonds [Evidence IEA]; GO_process: GO:0005975 - carbohydrate metabolic process [Evidence IEA]; GO_process: GO:0071465 - cellular response to desiccation [Evidence IMP] [PMID 8633854]; GO_process: GO:0071361 - cellular response to ethanol [Evidence IMP] [PMID 8633854]; GO_process: GO:0071497 - cellular response to freezing [Evidence IMP] [PMID 8633854]; GO_process: GO:0008152 - metabolic process [Evidence IEA]; GO_process: GO:0005993 - trehalose catabolic process [Evidence IMP] [PMID 7502577]; GO_process: GO:0005993 - trehalose catabolic process [Evidence IDA,IMP,ISS] [PMID 8764988]) — protein MLARNFAATVVSCSLVILLLLFESAETSAIPPRSLFPRDVPKLRSVTQYSTSQTNTSVLLNSTVQLSFPPSPPLPSVENQTSSVIAIASEYFDSDTWTLYTNELRNNSFSIQPYSANGYIGARIPVQGHGLAFDENHTDPNGPPPTNGWPLFDRRLTGAYVAGFWDYQRNITATNFPELLKKGGESVISTLPVWTTLDVTDLRTNATYNTSTNNSQISNWQQSLSLKNGIVQTNLTWNPSSNSSYRLNYTVLTHRNRPSLGVVRLDITSNTRSQINVTDILDGAGSLRTHYVDSDLAFEPAIWTAVKPIGIRNVTAYEYSTITFSNNTALNQTSRTGSSLASKNASTISQQFTLSLKPNVTYSIIKYVGIASSDAYPSDPFIAARMASSQAVQAGWDSLLAEHNKAWNKIWDQADIRIPGDQELQISARATLFHLIANVREGNEGPGFGDNSISVGGLSSDSYAGFIFWDADTWMSPGLQALYPNFASSITNYRARLEGQAIKNAQSQNYTGAVFPWTSSRFGNCTSTGPCFDYVSSSRCTHSYGVANKV, from the coding sequence ATGTTGGCAAGAAATTTCGCTGCCACTGTAGTGTCATGCAGTCTTGTAATTCTTCTTTTACTCTTTGAGTCTGCTGAAACTAGTGCTATCCCTCCTCGTTCGTTATTTCCTCGCGATGTCCCAAAACTTAGATCCGTTACACAATATTCTACATCACAAACAAACACGAGTGTGCTTTTGAATTCCACTGTACAGTTAAGCTTTCCTCCCTCGCCTCCTCTTCCAAGCGTTGAAAATCAAACTTCTTCTGTGATTGCAATTGCCTctgaatattttgattctgATACTTGGACTTTATATACCAATGAATTGCGCAACAACTCCTTCTCAATTCAGCCTTATTCTGCAAATGGATATATTGGAGCTAGAATTCCCGTCCAGGGACACGGTCTGGCTTTCGATGAAAATCATACAGATCCGAACGGACCACCTCCAACTAATGGCTGGCCATTATTTGATCGCCGGCTAACTGGTGCCTATGTCGCAGGTTTCTGGGATTATCAACGCAATATTACTGCTACCAATTTCCCAGAGTTGCTAAAAAAAGGCGGGGAGTCTGTCATTTCTACACTTCCTGTTTGGACGACCTTGGATGTCACTGACCTCCGTACTAATGCAACTTATAATACCTCCACAAACAACTCTCAGATCAGTAATTGGCAGCAATCTCTTTCTCTAAAGAATGGTATTGTACAAACCAATCTTACCTGGAACCCATCGTCCAATTCAAGCTACCGTCTCAATTATACGGTTCTGACCCATAGAAATAGACCAAGTCTCGGCGTTGTCAGACTGGATATTACATCTAACACTAGATCTCAGATCAATGTCACTGACATTTTAGACGGGGCAGGATCATTAAGGACCCACTAtgttgattctgatttGGCTTTTGAACCGGCAATCTGGACCGCTGTCAAGCCAATTGGTATTCGCAATGTCACCGCCTATGAGTACAGTACAATCACCTTCTCAAATAATACTGCTTTGAACCAGACTAGCAGAACTGGTTCATCACTTGCATCAAAAAATGCGTCAACTATCTCTCAACAATTCACCCTATCATTAAAACCAAACGTGACTTATTCAATTATTAAATATGTTGGAATTGCATCTTCTGATGCTTATCCTTCTGACCCATTTATCGCTGCTAGAATGGCATCTTCACAGGCTGTGCAGGCTGGCTGGGACTCTCTTCTTGCTGAACACAATAAAGCTTGGAATAAAATTTGGGATCAAGCCGATATTCGGATTCCTGGAGATCAGGAGTTACAAATCTCAGCCCGTGCCACTTTGTTCCATCTGATTGCAAACGTTCGTGAAGGTAATGAGGGTCCTGGATTTGGCGATAACTCCATCTCCGTCGGCGGCTTAAGTTCAGACTCATATGCTGGTTTCATCTTCTGGGACGCCGACACTTGGATGAGTCCAGGTTTGCAAGCTCTGTATCCTAACTTTGCGTCGTCCATTACTAACTACCGTGCACGATTGGAGGGACAGGCAATTAAAAATGCTCAGTCCCAAAATTACACCGGTGCGGTTTTCCCCTGGACAAGTTCTCGTTTTGGTAATTGTACGAGTACGGGACCGTGCTTTGATTATGTAAGTAGCTCAAGATGTACACATTCATATGGGGTCGCTAACAAGGTTTAG
- the ATH1 gene encoding alpha,alpha-trehalase ATH1 (Acid trehalase required for utilization of extracellular trehalose; involved in intracellular trehalose degradation during growth recovery after saline stress; GO_component: GO:0030287 - cell wall-bounded periplasmic space [Evidence IDA] [PMID 15128531]; GO_component: GO:0009277 - fungal-type cell wall [Evidence IDA] [PMID 15128531]; GO_component: GO:0000324 - fungal-type vacuole [Evidence IMP] [PMID 7502577]; GO_component: GO:0005773 - vacuole [Evidence IEA,IEA]; GO_function: GO:0004555 - alpha,alpha-trehalase activity [Evidence IEA]; GO_function: GO:0004555 - alpha,alpha-trehalase activity [Evidence IMP] [PMID 7502577]; GO_function: GO:0030246 - carbohydrate binding [Evidence IEA]; GO_function: GO:0003824 - catalytic activity [Evidence IEA]; GO_function: GO:0016787 - hydrolase activity [Evidence IEA]; GO_function: GO:0016798 - hydrolase activity, acting on glycosyl bonds [Evidence IEA]; GO_process: GO:0005975 - carbohydrate metabolic process [Evidence IEA]; GO_process: GO:0071465 - cellular response to desiccation [Evidence IMP] [PMID 8633854]; GO_process: GO:0071361 - cellular response to ethanol [Evidence IMP] [PMID 8633854]; GO_process: GO:0071497 - cellular response to freezing [Evidence IMP] [PMID 8633854]; GO_process: GO:0008152 - metabolic process [Evidence IEA]; GO_process: GO:0005993 - trehalose catabolic process [Evidence IMP] [PMID 7502577]; GO_process: GO:0005993 - trehalose catabolic process [Evidence IDA,IMP,ISS] [PMID 8764988]), giving the protein MEWASLASRIVGAKANPKWADIANNIHIPQNDTLDLTLEYDGMNGTAAIKQADVVLLTYPLGYTNQSTTRGIRNLQFYAENQSPDGPAMTYAIFAIDTAQLTTQGCSAYTYLLYSSQPYLRRPFYQFSEQLIDNPNLNGGTNPAFPFLTGHGGYLQVYTHGLTGYRPSYDVLYLDPSLPPQLSEGVFLKGLKFQGGVFDINITLSNTTITRKSDWSFSLTDENIKADDEITVVIGSRNAKSGNYTLKVNGTLTVPTYRADLNTTAFAGNLAQCKPVDSEAPWVPGRFPVSLNDGDNSTVWQPLSNETTVITVDLGEERKFSSAYFLWGTQPPKTVSLGVVGVSASNVTIVSNATYINSTFSNSTISNSTISNSTSFNSTVSNSTSSNSTLNTSLTTQWIVSNVAVNISSPFNVKTFNASNIVFPYGNDSLIALGQSYTSRYVQIAIEGSYDSSGNGGTIAEFVLS; this is encoded by the coding sequence ATGGAATGGGCTTCTCTTGCTAGTAGAATTGTTGGTGCTAAGGCTAACCCCAAATGGGCTGACATTGCTAACAATATTCACATCCCTCAAAATGACACTCTCGATTTGACATTAGAGTACGATGGCATGAATGGAACTGCTGCAATTAAACAGGCCGATGTTGTCTTGCTGACCTATCCATTAGGATACACCAATCAATCCACTACAAGAGGAATTAGAAATTTACAGTTTTACGCTGAAAATCAGAGTCCTGATGGACCCGCAATGACATATGCTATTTTTGCTATTGACACTGCTCAATTGACAACTCAAGGATGTTCAGCCTATACTTATCTTCTGTATTCGAGTCAGCCTTATCTACGACgcccattttatcaattttCTGAACAACTGATCGATAATCCTAATCTCAATGGGGGTACTAACCCAGCCTTCCCCTTCCTCACTGGTCATGGTGGATATCTCCAAGTTTACACTCACGGATTGACTGGCTATAGACCATCGTACGATGTTTTATATCTTGATCCATCTTTGCCTCCTCAACTGAGTGAAGGTGTGTTCTTAAAGGGCCTTAAGTTTCAAGGAGGCGTGTTtgacatcaacatcactcTTTCAAAtaccaccatcaccaggAAATCTGACTGGTCATTTTCTCTCACAgatgaaaatatcaaagcAGATGACGAAATCACGGTTGTAATAGGGTCCCGTAATGCTAAGAGTGGAAACTATACTCTCAAAGTAAATGGAACCCTGACTGTTCCTACCTATCGAGCAGATTTGAATACAACAGCTTTTGCTGGTAATCTCGCTCAATGTAAGCCTGTTGATTCAGAAGCCCCTTGGGTACCTGGTAGGTTTCCTGTTTCGCTTAATGATGGCGACAACTCTACGGTATGGCAGCCTCTTAGTAACGAAACGACTGTCATCACTGTTGATTTGGGTGAAGAACGTAAATTCTCGTCCGCTTACTTCTTATGGGGAACTCAGCCCCCCAAAACTGTTTCTCTCGGAGTCGTTGGAGTCAGTGCGAGTAATGTGACTATTGTCTCTAATGCGACTTATATCAACTCAACATTTTCTAACTCGACCATATCCAACTCGACTATATCCAACTCTACAAGTTTCAATTCCACAGTGTCTAATTCGACGTCTTCAAACTCTACTTTGAATACCTCTTTGACTACTCAATGGATCGTGAGCAATGTCGCCGTCAATATCTCTAGTCCGTTCAATGTCAAGACATTCAATGCGTCCAATATTGTCTTCCCATATGGTAATGATTCTCTCATTGCCCTCGGTCAATCTTATACCTCACGTTACGTTCAGATTGCAATTGAGGGGTCTTATGACTCTTCTGGCAATGGTGGAACAATTGCTGAATTTGTACTCTCTTAA